GCCATAGTCGTTTCAACTTCAGGCTAGAGCGCGGAAAAAGCGCTGGCTAAATCCGCGATGCCCGTTTTCAAAGCGCTGATCGCCTCGGCCAGCGTCGCACAAGGCGCGGTGTTGACCAAATGCGCATCGCCAAAATCCGCGCTCGTCCACATGTAAGAATGCTGCCCAACCGTCAGCGTCCCGTGCCATTGCGCTGGTTTAGCCCCTGGCTCTACAAAGATGTCAAAGGTGACGTAAAAACGCCGCTGCTCCCAACTCTCAGCGCCGGTTTGAACAATCAGACACCCCCAGACCGTGAAGCCGTAATGGTCGCCATCCTTTTCGTTGCTATATTCCCATTCAGATAGGTTTGGGAAGGCCGCTTTCACTTGGTTTAAGACAGGCTCAATTTCTGTCTGGGCGAGAAACATCGTTGGCTCCTTTCAGGTCGAATCTTCCCATGCGCGCCGCTGCCTGTTATTCAACCTTGATCGGTTGGGTGACGATTTGCATTTGCCGCCCAGCCTGCAGCGACTGAATGGCTGCCACGTTGTGCGCCACTTCGTCTTTGCCCGCGTGCAACCCGACCTGGATGGCAAACATTCGCGTCTCGTTCGGTTTCAGCTTGGGCACGCGCCCGGCTTTGCGTTCGATACTGCGATTGGCAGGCGAACTCGTGCCCGGTTCCAGCCCGGTGACGTAGCCTTCCTCCAGCGCTGTCGTATTTTTCCAGAGCGTGAAGTAAGGCAGTTGCGAAATGTCATAACGCATCGTCACAGCCCGGTCGCCCGCCGCGTTGTGCAACAGCACGCTCGTCAGGTTGGTGGCATCGGCGAACGGCTCGATCAGATAAACCTGTTCGACGAAGCCTTTGGTTGGCGCGACATATTCGGCAAAGCTGGCGGTGCTTTTGGCCGCGTGCGCGTTGAAGGGCGTAATGCGTTTGACCGCGCCGACAAAGCGCGCGCCTTTTTCCAGCAGCGGCGGGCCGTAGTTGGCGTGATAGATCAATTCGAACTCCTGCTCATACGCACTGTAGTTCGTCAGGCTATCCTGAAGGCGGAAGCTGGTTGCACCGGGCGCAGTCGAAATCTCCGTCCAGATTTCGAGCTTCGGGCCGTAAAACATCCGCTCGTCCACGCGGCCACGGATGTGCAGCGCGTTGGGCGGTTGCGGATCAACGATGATCTCGACTTCCGAAGCAGGCGTATTGCCGAGCTTGCCGTGCAGCGTCAAATCCATCTCGGCTTCGTCGCCGGTGTTGTTGATGAATTTGTCTTTGCCGGGATGGCCCGCCCATTCCAGGCCGCATCGCACCAGCCATTCGTTGAAGCCTTCGAGCCAGCCCAGGCCGCCCCGGCTTTGCAGATTGATCAACGACGGATGCACGACCTCTTTCACGGGCGAATCCCAACCCAATCGCAGGTCGCCCGACTCGACGCGCAAGACGTTCATGCCGCGCGTGGGGATGACGATGAACCGCAGCTTGCCGTTATCAACAGCGATGACTTCGACGCCTTCCTGCTTGCCGCCGTGCAAGGTGTATTTCTGGATTGACCACGGCCCGCTTGAGGGGAACGGCATGTCGCGGTCAGTCACTTGCCAGGTTTCGAGGCGGATGTTGCGCGCGGTGCTGGTGAGCGTTTGGTGGAAGGGGCCGTATTTTTGTGCGTTCACGGTGGTGGCGGTCAAAAGCATGATGCAGACAAGTTTTAACAAGTGGGGCCTCCAGTAGATTGAGAGGGTAGAGTCAGGCTTGGTTGTCGTCGGTTGATGGCGCTGGGGGTAATTGACGGCGTGCGAGTTCGGAGCTTAAGCGGTTTCGCTCGTGTTCTGAGCGTTCAAGCGCCTGTGCGCGGTGCTCAGCCTCGCTCTTCCAATGGTCAGTTTCACGCTTCGCGCGTTCGACTTCAGCCAGCCATTTGTCGCGCTCCGCCCGCCGCCCCAGTTCGATAAGGACAGTGGTCAATTCAGCCATGATTTCTTTATGCCGCTGTTCCTGCTTTTCACTCTGCTTTTCCAGCCGGGCCAGGCGCTCCTCAAAGGTGAAGAGCGGCTTCAGAAGGTCCCAAAAGAATTTCCACATCTGCCCGCCTCCTTTTCAATTCAGCCATCAGCCGGTCATTTTCAGCATCAAGTAAGGCGATGCGTTCCCAACGCTCATCGCTCTCACGTTGGCGCTCTTGCAAAATCGCAGTCATGCGGATCAACTCTTCCTTGAATTTCTCCCACTCGCTTTGCGGGATTTCCAGCGTGATCATTTTTTCCATCGCAAGACCTCCTTATGTCACGCATCGTAGCACAGCCGCCCAGCAAAAGCGGCTGTGCTATGTCACGCCGGTTGTTCACAGCTTGATAATCAGCTTACCTTGGTTCGAACCTTCAAACAGCTTGTTCAACGCCGTCGGCGCGCTCTGCAACCCTTCGACGACTTCGACGCGGTATTTGAGCTTGCCTTGCATGAACCATTCGCCCAAATCCTTCATCGCCTCCTGCGCGCGCGGCATGTAATCGGTCACGATGAAGCCTTGCACCTTGGCGCGTTTGGCGAGGATGTTGACGAGGTTGTAGGGGCCGGGCACGGGCGCGGTCGCGTTGTATTGCGAGATCAAGCCACAAACTGAAATGCGCGCGCCCAGATTGATCTGGCCCAGGATGGCATCGAAGATTTCGCCGCCGACGTTCTCGAAATCAATATCAATCCCGTTCGGACAGGCGCGGCGCAAGGCTGCGGACACTTTCTCCGTCTTGTAATTGATCGCCGCGTCAAAGCCGAGTTCCTCCACGATCCATTTGCATTTGTCGTCGCTGCCCGCGATGCCGACGACGCGGCAGCCTTTGATTTTGCCGATCTGCCCGACCAGCGAACCGACCGCGCCTGCTGCTGCCGACACGACCAGCGTTTCGCCCGGCTGCGGATTGCAAATATCCAGCAAGCCGAAATAGGCCGTCAGCCCGATGTGGCCGAACAGGCCCAGATAGGCCGTCAACGGCAGGCCCGGCCTGTCCGGCAGTTTGCTCACCCCCCGGCCATCGCTGACCACGTATTCCTGCCAGCCGAACATGCCTTGCACGGTTTCGCCAACGTTGAAATTGGGATTCTTCGATTCCTCGATGACGCCGACTCCGCCGCCTTCCATCACCGCGCCCAACGGGATTTCGTCGCGGTACGAACCGCCTTCGCGCACCCAGCCGCGATTGGCCGGATCGAGCGACAGATACAGCGCGCGCACCAGCACCTGGCCGTCTTGCAGCTCAGGTACAGTTTCTTCCGTCCATTGAAAATTGGCCTCGGTCAAATTGCCGACCGGGCGCGAAATCAGCCGCCATTGGTGATTGATTCGTTGAGACATTGCTGTTCCTCAAAACTGTACAGCAAGCTGCCAGCTTGCTGCGGTCTTTACTTACGCGCGCACTGGCCGCCAGTCGTTCGACCAGCCGCCCGGCAGCAGGCTGGCAGCCTGCTGTACCTTGCGCAGCACGCTAAATCTCACGCCGTAATGGCGCGAGGATGTTGGCGATCAGCACGCCGGCGACGAGCGCGGCGGCGGTTAGGATCATTTTGAAGGTCGTGTCTACGCCGGAAATGACTTGTTTGTCCAACAGCGCCGCCAGCCCGCGAAAGCCCACACTGCCGGGCACCAACAGCAGGATGCCCGGCACTTGCGTGATCGTGGCGGGCCGATCCAGCCAGCGCGCATAAAGGCGGCTGGCGACGCTGACGAGCAACGCGCCGACAAAGACACCCAGATCGCCGCCGAACCATTGCGCGCCTGCGCGTGCGCCGGTAAAGGCAATGGCTCCGGCAAGCACGATCCAAATGGCATCGCGCGGTTTCGCGCGCAAGAGCACCGTGAGCGCCAGCGACATCGCCACCAACGCGGCCCATATCGTCCATTCGGGCAAGGCGACGGCGCGGGCGATGCGTGCCGCGCCCAGCAATTTATCGGTGATCGTATTGCCAATGGCGACGCCAAAACCCATGCCCAGAAAGACGACAAAGGCCGCGCTCAAACGCGCCGTGCCCGACGCCAGATGTTGCGTTGACAGTTCGATCATCGCAACGGTCAACGTCAGTCCCGGCATCAACACGATCAGTCCGGCCAGCGTGGCGTTCGACACGGCATACGCGCCAAACACCAGGCTGAAAACTACCGCCAGCACTGTCACAGTGAACGCCGCCAGCGGTTCGAAGACGCGGCTTAACCCTTGCCAGCGGCCCGCCAGCAATTGCAACAGCCCGATCATCAGCCCCAACGTAGCCGAAAGCGCAATCTCTTGGCTGCCGCCGCCCAAAAAACGCGAAGCCGCCGCCGAGGCTAAGCCAAAGGCCAGTGTCCGCAACACGCTGCCATAGGGCGGCCTGGCGGCGATGATTTCATCGATCTGCGCCGAGCCTTCAAGCGGGGCCAAGCCTGCGCGCAGCACGCGCACAGCCACGGCGTCCAGATCGGCCAGCTTGCCCAAATTCACTTCGCCCGGCGTGACGCGCATCAGAAAGGTGTGTTGTTCATCCTGTTTGCCAAACGCCGCAAAGATCGAAGTCGGCGTCGAAAAGAATTGCCCTTCCAAGCCAAGCTTCCGCGCGGCGCTTTCCAACACGTCTTCCAAACGGTGGGCGGGCACGCCGTAGCTGTGGAGGGCGCGCGCCAGCCGCAAGACGAAGCTGACTTCATCGTGCAATTCGAGTCTTGCGGTGAGTTGGTTCATAGCGGACTGTTTCACTTTGCTTCCGGGACTGAAACGCGCACGGACAACTTGCTTCCGGGACTGAAACGCGCACGGACAACTGTGCACCGTGGGCGCGAGCGTTCAGAGTTCAAGCTTTAGCTTGTTTTCGCGCGTTACGCACGCCGGACAAGCTAAAGCTTGAACTCTGAACGCCTGTTTGCCAGTGCGCCCGGTTCAATCATTTGATCCGAACTCGAATAAAGAAACCTGCTGCGGCTCCAAGCTCAACGCCTCACGCACCGGGCGGAAGCTGCGCCGATGAATCGGCAGCGCGCCGCGTTCGCGCAAGGCCTTGAAATGCTCCGGTGTCGGATAGCCTTTGTGCGTGGCAAACCCATAGCCGGGGTACTGCCGTTCGTATTCATGCAACAACGCATCGCGCGCCGTTTTCGCCAGAATCGAAGCCGCTGCGATGCTGGCCGAGAGGCTGTCGCCTTTGATGATGCCGCGCTGCCGCATCGAGATGGCGGGGATCGTGCGGGCGTCCACCAGCACATAATCCGGTTGCAGCGCCAGCCCTTCGACCGCACGCCGCATCGCGAGCAGGCTGGCGTGATAAATGTTCAACCGATCAATCTCGGCGACTTCGGCGCTGCCCAGCGCCCAGGCGACGGCATCGGTTTTGATTTGCGCAGCCAGTTGTTCGCGCGTGGTTTCGTCCAGCTTCTTTGAATCGTTCAGTGCGCGCAGCTTGTAATCGCGCGGCAGAATCACTGCGCCCGCCACCACAGGGCCAGCCAATGGCCCGACGCCAGCCTCATCCACGCCGGCAATTTGCGCGAAACCTTGCGCCCACAACTCGCTTTCGTATTTCAGCAAGCGGCGCAACCGTTGTCCTTCGACGCGATTGGCGGATTGCTGAGCGCTGGCTTGCGCGCGCAAGCGTTGCGCCAGGGCGCGCGCGCCGTTGCGCGTGTCTTGTTCCAATGCTTCGAGCAAGCCGCTGGGCGCGGCAGCGGCGCGTACCCGTGCTTGTAACACGGCCAGCGGCAGGGCCAGCCATTCGTCCAATGAATTCATCAACAAACCCAATGCGGAAAATCTATTTGGCTTTTGTAGCCGTAAACTGAAGCTGAGGGATTATAGTCTGCGGGCTGAGTTTGAACGAACATCCATTGGGAATAAAATCGCGGCAATGAACGATTCAACCAGAGATTTGAGCGGATGCAAATGGATTGACCGCAGTGCGCTTTGGCGCGGAGTTATCTGAATGCTAATTAAGAAACCTGACGACATCAAAAGCAGCGAGATTACCGGCGAGAGCCTCTATCTGAACCGTCGCAAATTTTTGCAGGCGGCAGGCCTTGCCGGTTCGGTCGCAGCGACAGGGTTGCTCTATCGGGCGCTCAATCCGTCGGGGCAGACCGGGGCGGTCGCGCCTGCTGAGGGCGTGGCCAATCAAACTGCTGGTTCGACTGCTAACACCCCGCTTGCCGGTTACAAAACGCCCGAAGGCGAAGCCGCCAATAAATTCGAAGACATCACGACCTACAACAACTTCTACGAATTCGACACCAGCAAAGGCGGCGTCGCGCCGCGCGCCAAAAACTTCGTCACGCGCCCGTGGACGGTGACGGTGGATGGCCTGGTCAATAAGCCGAAGACCTTTGATCTGGACGAGCTCGCCAAACTCGCGTCGGCGGAAGACCGTGTCTACCGCCATCGTTGCGTCGAAGCCTGGTCAATGGTCATCCCTTGGCTCGGCTTCCCGCTCGCCAAATTGCTCGAAGCCGTCGAGCCGCAAGGTAATGCCAAGTACGTCAAGTTCATCACGCTTTACGATCCCAAACGCATGCCGGGCCAGCGCGACGACGTGTTGCAATGGCCGTATCAGGAAGGCTTGCGGCTGGACGAGGCCATGCATCCGCTGACGTTGCTGGCGACGGGCCTGTATGGCAAAGCGCTGCCGCCGCAAAACGGCGCGCCGCTGCGCCTGGTCGTGCCGTGGAAGTACGGTTTCAAGGGCATCAAATCCATCGTGCAAATCATCCTGATGGCCGACCAGCCGCGCACCGCCTGGAACATCGCTGCGCCGGATGAATACGGCTTCTATTCCAACGTCAATCCACAGGTGGATCATCCACGCTGGAGTCAGGCCACCGAACGCCGCATCGGCGAATGGAATCGCCGCCAGACGACGCTGTTTAACGGCTACGGCGAACAGGTCGCGCAGATGTATGCGGGGCTGGATTTGCAGAAGAATTTTTAGATTATTGAGTGTACGGTTTGCTGAAGCCGTTGGGCGCGGCTGGTAGGACAGGTTACCAACCTGTCCTACCAGCCGCAGCCATACACGCAACTGAAAACCGCTCTAAGGCTATTATGACCAAGCAGGACTCGCAATTCATCAAGCAGGCCATCTTTATCAACAGTGCCGTGCCGCTCGCGTTGCTGCTGTGGGATTGGTGGCACGCGCAATTGGGCGCGAATCCGCTGGAATACATCACGCACACGACGGGCACGCTGACGCTGACCTTTCTGTGCCTGTCGCTGGCGGTCACGCCGTTGCGCAAGGCGTTGGGCTTGCCGTGGCTGGGGCTGTTGCGGCGCACGCTGGGCTTGTATGCGTTTTTCTACGGCTCGCTGCATTTGCTGGCGTATACCTGGTTCGACAAGTTCTTTGCCTTCGCTGTGATTTTGAAAGACGTGGTGCAGCGCCCCTTCATCGCCATTGGCATGCTGGGCTGGCTGGTGATGCTGCCGCTGGCGGTGACTTCGACAAATGCGATGCTCAAACGCTTGGGCGGCAAGCGTTGGAACCGGTTGCACAAACTGGCCTACGTCGCGGCGGCGGCGGGCGTGTTGCATTACTATCTGCTGGTCAAGGCCGACATCACCAAGCCGCTGGCGTTTGGCGCGGTGCTGGCGGTGCTGTTGGGCTATCGCGTGTTGAATAAATACTTGCCTGCTTGGACACAGCGTCAGCCTGCGCGTGTTGCGCGTTAGCTTGGCTAAGCACGCATCCGGTTGTTCGACAAGCTGCCAGCTTGTCGGGGTCTCGGCTGGCGAACAATGGGTTTTACTATCAAGCGTCCGACAAGCTGGCAGCTTGTCGGACCACTTGGCGCATTCGCCAGTAAGGTCATCCTTCAGTGCGTACCCAGGAAAACATTGCCGCGTCACCTCAAATCCGCTTAATATTCCGCCTGCATTTCTGAATTTCTGAACTTCCTCAAACGCCTTTCGTAAGTTCGCTACGGAAGACGCCCGCAGTCAAAGCGGCCCCGGTTCACACCCGCAGAGCCGCGCGGAGCGTTTCGACGATGGAAGCATTTCTAATCATCTCAATTTTCTTACTCGTGCTGCTGACCGCAGCCTACTCTCTGCGCAACCGCAAGCAAGCCAAACTGGCCAAACTTTCTAGCGCGCCAACCGCAGTTTTTGTCGCACTACCTGCCGACTGGCCTGGCCCGCGCGGATTGTTCGATAACCCCGAACAACATGCTGCGTTGGCGCTGGCCGAAGCCGAACGCACTGCCGCCGAAGCGCGTGCCGCTTTATTGAAGTGTGCCGCAACAGGCGACTTGAGCGTGCTGGCCGAAGCTTGCGCACAAGGTGGCGATGAACTGTACCAACAGGCATTGGGCGAATTGGTGCGCTGCGTGAGGCGCGATGACGAAGCCTTGCAAAGGCTGGTCAACCACATCACGCAAGACGACCATTGGCGCGCGAATGCGGCGTTGGCCGCAGCGGTGCTGGCGCGTTGGCAAAGTGCGCCGGAGCGGTTCGCGTTGGGCGAACTGCTGCATATTGCGGCGCTCAGCGACGATGCGGCGGTATTTCAGCAAACGGCGGAAGCGGCGTTGGCGGCTTGGCGTGCAGGTTGTCTCGGTTGGGCGTCAGCGCACAACCTGCACGCGCTGATCGAGAGCGAGTACTGGATTTTGGCCCCGGCTGCGCGGCAGTCGGGTGAAGGCTTTGTTTTGAAGCGGATGCTGGTGACTGTGCGCCGTGAGCTAGCGGCGGCAACGCCACCAGCATCGTCCTCGTAGCGTGTTTACGTGATTCGAGCAATCAAACGGAAAGCCATTTGCCACAGAGGCACAGAGACACAGAGAAAAACAGGAGCTTTCAACAACTCTTTTCCCCCTCTGTGACTCTGTGACTCTGTGGCCGATTTTTCCTTTTGGCTCGCTTCAGTAACGCTGTTCTGACTCAGTCTCGTCGCTAGCAGCAAAGGAAACTATGCAAGGTTTTACTCCATTCGTGTTATTCGCGGCGCTCGTCGTGTGCGTTGGCGTGCTCATGATCTTGCGCAAGATTTTGGTCAACGTCAGCGCGACCGAGATCGCCATCAAGGAGCGGCGCTATTTCGGGGCCAAGATGCCGCCAGGCCGCGTCGTCGCCACCGAAGGCGAAGTCGGCATTCAGGCCGATGTGTTGAAACCCGGCTTGCACATCGTCAAATGGCCGTTTGAGCGCGTCTTCAAAAAAGTCCCGTTGATCGAAATCGGCGCGGATGAACTCGGCGTGATCGAAGCCGTGGATGGCGAGCCGTTGCCGCCGGGCCGCATCTTCGCGCCCGACCGCGCGCAAAACGCGCACAACAACTTTCAAGACCCCATCGCCTTCATCAAACAGGGCGGCGTCAAGGGCATTCAGATGCGCACGTTGCCGCCGGGTTTGTGGCCGATTCATCCCTATCTGTTTCGCGTCTCGATTGCCAAAGCCACCATCGTGCCGCAGGGCAAGGTCGGCATCGTCACCGCCGCCGACGGCGCGCCGCTGGATGCGGGCCGCTTGCTGGCGATGGCGGTGCCGGGGCATCGCAACTTTCAGGACGCCGAACAATTCATCCACGCCGCCGGACAAAAAGGGCCGCAGGTCGAAATCCTGACGCCCGGCACCTATCGCATCCTGACCAACTCGGTCTCGCTCGAAGAGCAGAATGAGATCAAGGCCGGTCTCTTCTGGGTGCAGCTTTTCGACGCGACGCTGGTCAATGAAAACCAGGTCGGCCTGGTCGAAGCGCTGGACGGCGCGCAACTCGATCCGCGCGATTACGTCGCCACCCAGGTCGAAGGCCACAGCAATTTCCAAACCGGCGACGCCTTTATCAAACGCGGCGGCCAGCGCGGCCCGCAGAAGGATTTGCTGTTGCCCGGCACCTATTACATCAACCCGCTGCTCTTCAAAGTCATCCCCGAAAAGGCCGGCGAAGTGCGCCCCGGTGAAGTCGCCGTGATCGTCTCCAACGTTGGCAAAGACCCGACCGAAGAGATTCGCAAAGCGATGGCAGCCAAGGTGCGCGAGAAACTCGAACGCGAAGAGAAAGAGCAACTCGCGCTGGCTGCCGCGCATTTGGACAAGCTGGATGGCAAAACGGGCGACGATCTGCAAGCGCTGGAGCAGGAGTTGAAAATCAGCGACCCCGCCGATGGCCGCCTCGATCAAGGCGCGCACGAAGCTTACGTCGTGCCCGAAGGCTTTCGCGGCATTCAGGAAACGGTCGTCGGGCCGGGCCGCTATTACGTCAACACGCTGGCCGTCACACCGGTCATCATCCCGACGACCAACCAGACGGTCGAATGGACGGCGGAAGATTTGAAAGCTTCCTTCGATCCCTTCGAAGTGATCTCGAAAGACGGCTTCACGATGCAACTCGAAGTGCGCGTCGTCTTCCGCGTCAAACCCGAAGACGCGCCCTTTATGGTCGCCAAGATCGGCGGGCTGGAACGCTTGATTCAAAACGTGATGCATCCGCTGATTGATTCGATCTTCCGCAACCAGGCCAGCGAATCGCCGGCGATGGCCTACCTGCAAAACCGCCACGAAGAGCAGGAGCGCGCCGAAGCCCGCGTGCGCGGCCACTTGCTCAAGTACCACGCGGACGTCGTCAACGTGCTGATCTGCCACATCCGCCTGCCCGAAGAACTGATGAAGACGCAGACCGAAAAGATTCTGGCCGAACAGCGCCAGACGATGTTCCGTGCGCAACAGGAAGCCGAGGTCAATCGCATTGAACTAGAAAAGACCAAATCCCGCGCCGACAACCAGAAGTCGT
This is a stretch of genomic DNA from Acidobacteriota bacterium. It encodes these proteins:
- a CDS encoding aldose 1-epimerase family protein, yielding MLLTATTVNAQKYGPFHQTLTSTARNIRLETWQVTDRDMPFPSSGPWSIQKYTLHGGKQEGVEVIAVDNGKLRFIVIPTRGMNVLRVESGDLRLGWDSPVKEVVHPSLINLQSRGGLGWLEGFNEWLVRCGLEWAGHPGKDKFINNTGDEAEMDLTLHGKLGNTPASEVEIIVDPQPPNALHIRGRVDERMFYGPKLEIWTEISTAPGATSFRLQDSLTNYSAYEQEFELIYHANYGPPLLEKGARFVGAVKRITPFNAHAAKSTASFAEYVAPTKGFVEQVYLIEPFADATNLTSVLLHNAAGDRAVTMRYDISQLPYFTLWKNTTALEEGYVTGLEPGTSSPANRSIERKAGRVPKLKPNETRMFAIQVGLHAGKDEVAHNVAAIQSLQAGRQMQIVTQPIKVE
- a CDS encoding NADP-dependent oxidoreductase, which produces MSQRINHQWRLISRPVGNLTEANFQWTEETVPELQDGQVLVRALYLSLDPANRGWVREGGSYRDEIPLGAVMEGGGVGVIEESKNPNFNVGETVQGMFGWQEYVVSDGRGVSKLPDRPGLPLTAYLGLFGHIGLTAYFGLLDICNPQPGETLVVSAAAGAVGSLVGQIGKIKGCRVVGIAGSDDKCKWIVEELGFDAAINYKTEKVSAALRRACPNGIDIDFENVGGEIFDAILGQINLGARISVCGLISQYNATAPVPGPYNLVNILAKRAKVQGFIVTDYMPRAQEAMKDLGEWFMQGKLKYRVEVVEGLQSAPTALNKLFEGSNQGKLIIKL
- a CDS encoding threonine/serine exporter family protein, with translation MNQLTARLELHDEVSFVLRLARALHSYGVPAHRLEDVLESAARKLGLEGQFFSTPTSIFAAFGKQDEQHTFLMRVTPGEVNLGKLADLDAVAVRVLRAGLAPLEGSAQIDEIIAARPPYGSVLRTLAFGLASAAASRFLGGGSQEIALSATLGLMIGLLQLLAGRWQGLSRVFEPLAAFTVTVLAVVFSLVFGAYAVSNATLAGLIVLMPGLTLTVAMIELSTQHLASGTARLSAAFVVFLGMGFGVAIGNTITDKLLGAARIARAVALPEWTIWAALVAMSLALTVLLRAKPRDAIWIVLAGAIAFTGARAGAQWFGGDLGVFVGALLVSVASRLYARWLDRPATITQVPGILLLVPGSVGFRGLAALLDKQVISGVDTTFKMILTAAALVAGVLIANILAPLRREI
- a CDS encoding ribonuclease HII, which gives rise to MLMNSLDEWLALPLAVLQARVRAAAAPSGLLEALEQDTRNGARALAQRLRAQASAQQSANRVEGQRLRRLLKYESELWAQGFAQIAGVDEAGVGPLAGPVVAGAVILPRDYKLRALNDSKKLDETTREQLAAQIKTDAVAWALGSAEVAEIDRLNIYHASLLAMRRAVEGLALQPDYVLVDARTIPAISMRQRGIIKGDSLSASIAAASILAKTARDALLHEYERQYPGYGFATHKGYPTPEHFKALRERGALPIHRRSFRPVREALSLEPQQVSLFEFGSND
- the msrP gene encoding protein-methionine-sulfoxide reductase catalytic subunit MsrP; its protein translation is MLIKKPDDIKSSEITGESLYLNRRKFLQAAGLAGSVAATGLLYRALNPSGQTGAVAPAEGVANQTAGSTANTPLAGYKTPEGEAANKFEDITTYNNFYEFDTSKGGVAPRAKNFVTRPWTVTVDGLVNKPKTFDLDELAKLASAEDRVYRHRCVEAWSMVIPWLGFPLAKLLEAVEPQGNAKYVKFITLYDPKRMPGQRDDVLQWPYQEGLRLDEAMHPLTLLATGLYGKALPPQNGAPLRLVVPWKYGFKGIKSIVQIILMADQPRTAWNIAAPDEYGFYSNVNPQVDHPRWSQATERRIGEWNRRQTTLFNGYGEQVAQMYAGLDLQKNF
- a CDS encoding sulfoxide reductase heme-binding subunit YedZ, with product MTKQDSQFIKQAIFINSAVPLALLLWDWWHAQLGANPLEYITHTTGTLTLTFLCLSLAVTPLRKALGLPWLGLLRRTLGLYAFFYGSLHLLAYTWFDKFFAFAVILKDVVQRPFIAIGMLGWLVMLPLAVTSTNAMLKRLGGKRWNRLHKLAYVAAAAGVLHYYLLVKADITKPLAFGAVLAVLLGYRVLNKYLPAWTQRQPARVAR